The Acidiferrobacter thiooxydans sequence GCGCCGCGCCATCGATCTCGTGGCCGCGCGCCTGACGTACCCAGCCATTGGCCGAGAGCACCACGGTCACGGGTTCGGCGGCCAGATCACCCAGCGCGATCGGACGTGCCACAGGCCGCTCCCGCAGCGGCGAACGGCGTTCGTCACCATAGTCCTTGGCGTCGCGCACGATCTCATCTTTCACGAAACGCCTCAATCGCGCCTGCGAGCCGAGCAGGCGCTCTAGGCCGGCGCGCTCCTGAGACAGCCGGTCACGCTCCTCTTTGAGCTTGATCTCCTCGAGTCTCGCGAGCTGACGCAGGCGTATCTCGAGAACTGCGTCGGCCTGGCGCTCGCTCAGGGAGAACCGTGTCATGAGCGCCTCACGGGGCTCGTCCTCAGTGCGAATGAGACGTATGACCTCGTCGAGGTGGTCGAAGATCGTGAGTAATCCCTCGAGGATGTGCAGGCGCTCGTTGATCTTATCGAGGCGAAAGACGAGCCTTTTGCGGACCGTGTCCACACGGAATGCGAGCCACTCCGAGAGCAGTTCCCGCAGGCCATAGACGCGCGGCCGCCCGTCCGACCCTATGAGGTTCAGATTGACGCGATAGCTCTTCTCAAGATCCGTGGTCGCAAACAGATGACCCATGAGCGCCTCGACATCCACGCGATTCGAGCGCGGAACGATGACCAGCCGGGTCGGATTCTCGTGGTCGGATTCATCGCGCAAATCCTCCACCATCGGCAACTTCTTGTTGCGCATCTGCTCGGCGATCTGTTCCAGTATGCGGGACCCCGACGCCTGGTAGGGCAAGGCGGTGACGACGATGGCGCCATCTTCCTGCTCCCAGACGGCACGGGCACGCACGGAACCGCTCCCGCTCCGATAGAAGGCGACGATGTCTTCGCGTGGCGTCACGATCTCGGCGCCGGTCGGGTAATCAGGTCCCAGCACATGCTCGCAAAGCGCCTCGACAGATGCCTTGGGATCCTCCAAAAGCCGTACACAGGCCGCGGCAATCTCGCGCGCATTGTGCGGCGGGATATCGGTGGCCATGCCGACGGCGATACCGGCGGCGCCGTTTAGCAGGACATGCGGCAGGCGCGCGGGCAGGACGCGCGGCTCCTCCAGCGTGCCATCGAAATTCGGTACCCAGTCGACAGTACCCTGACCGAGCTCGGCTAGCAGCATCTCGGCGAACCGCGACAG is a genomic window containing:
- the parC gene encoding DNA topoisomerase IV subunit A — encoded protein: MAQTELLSEHMPVVAFTEKAYLDYSMYVILDRALPHIGDGLKPVQRRIIYAMSELALAAGAKFKKSARTVGDCLGKFHPHGDTACYEAMVLMAQPFSYRYPLVDGQGNWGSPDDPKSFAAMRYTEARLSRFAEMLLAELGQGTVDWVPNFDGTLEEPRVLPARLPHVLLNGAAGIAVGMATDIPPHNAREIAAACVRLLEDPKASVEALCEHVLGPDYPTGAEIVTPREDIVAFYRSGSGSVRARAVWEQEDGAIVVTALPYQASGSRILEQIAEQMRNKKLPMVEDLRDESDHENPTRLVIVPRSNRVDVEALMGHLFATTDLEKSYRVNLNLIGSDGRPRVYGLRELLSEWLAFRVDTVRKRLVFRLDKINERLHILEGLLTIFDHLDEVIRLIRTEDEPREALMTRFSLSERQADAVLEIRLRQLARLEEIKLKEERDRLSQERAGLERLLGSQARLRRFVKDEIVRDAKDYGDERRSPLRERPVARPIALGDLAAEPVTVVLSANGWVRQARGHEIDGAALSYRTGDSFRQAARGRSTQPAIFLDSAGRSYAVLAHKLPSARGFGEPLSKTLEPGAGVTFQGVLMGEDSDEALLVADSGQGFKVPLADLQTRAKAGKAVVRLEAGASLLRPVLVARGGWVACATASHLLVLAEADLPVMPKGRGVRLLDAHGEKVIAVASGTAAQSLVLIGARRSLTLTPADRRRFQGARATRGKALPEAARGLIDLSCTP